Proteins encoded within one genomic window of Nonomuraea gerenzanensis:
- a CDS encoding carbohydrate ABC transporter permease yields MTEVSVAVKPERAVKQPARGGHRSTKRSRREARAAYLFLAPWFVGLLVITIGPIFASLYLSFTDYSLLEEAQWVGFDNYVKMFTEDERFMNSLWVTTVYVIVSVPLQLAFALALALVLDRGLRGLSFYRSVFYLPSLLGGSVAIAILWRKVFGADGLVNAVLAMFGIEGPGWVGHPDYALGTLILLHVWTFGAPMIIFLAGLRQIPSSYYEAASVDGAGKWRQFKSITIPLLTPIIFFNLVLELIKSFQSFTQAFIVSGGKGGPADSTLFYTLYLYLEGFKNYDMGYAAAMAWVLLIIIAGLTGVNFLASKYWVFYGDTK; encoded by the coding sequence ATGACTGAAGTTTCGGTGGCGGTGAAACCGGAGCGTGCGGTCAAGCAACCCGCCCGCGGCGGTCATCGCTCCACGAAACGGTCCCGCCGGGAGGCACGGGCCGCCTACCTCTTCCTGGCCCCCTGGTTCGTCGGCCTGCTCGTCATCACGATCGGACCGATCTTCGCCTCCCTCTACCTGTCGTTCACCGACTACAGCCTCCTGGAGGAGGCCCAGTGGGTCGGCTTCGACAACTACGTCAAGATGTTCACCGAGGACGAGCGGTTCATGAACTCGCTGTGGGTGACCACGGTGTACGTGATCGTCTCGGTCCCCCTGCAGCTCGCCTTCGCCCTGGCCCTGGCCCTGGTGCTCGACCGCGGCCTGCGCGGCCTGTCCTTCTACCGCTCGGTCTTCTACCTGCCCTCGCTGCTCGGCGGCAGCGTCGCCATCGCGATCCTGTGGCGGAAGGTCTTCGGCGCGGACGGCCTGGTCAACGCGGTGCTCGCGATGTTCGGCATCGAGGGGCCCGGCTGGGTGGGGCACCCCGACTACGCGCTGGGCACGCTGATCCTCCTGCACGTGTGGACGTTCGGCGCCCCGATGATCATCTTCCTGGCCGGCCTCCGGCAGATCCCGAGCAGCTACTACGAGGCCGCCTCCGTGGACGGCGCCGGCAAGTGGCGGCAGTTCAAGTCGATCACGATCCCGCTGCTGACCCCGATCATCTTCTTCAACCTGGTGCTGGAGCTGATCAAGTCGTTCCAGTCGTTCACGCAGGCCTTCATCGTCAGCGGCGGCAAGGGCGGCCCGGCCGACTCCACCCTGTTCTACACGCTCTACCTCTACCTTGAGGGGTTCAAGAACTACGACATGGGCTACGCCGCCGCGATGGCGTGGGTCCTGCTGATCATCATCGCCGGGCTCACCGGGGTGAACTTCCTCGCTTCCAAGTATTGGGTCTTCTATGGCGACACCAAGTAG
- a CDS encoding DUF6807 family protein, which produces MAPVKVVLAGATGHGRHHLDILRELAGRGVVELAGICDLRPVEVDFCAPPQSSDLGELVAKTGAEVTIVCTPINTHADLAIAALRAGSHVLLEKPPAPSPAEHRRIAEVVAETGLACQVGFQSLGSAAVPALRGLIASGRLGLVRGIGGWGAWHRPSAYFTRAPWAGRRRLNGVDVMDGALTNPFAHALATALALHDSPIAEIETELFRAHPIESDDTSCVRVRLADGFVITMAATLCAPYVEPPPGSGGRGRAHLVVTGDAGRATLTYTHDRLKVELPDGSVTTTVHDRAGLLENLIDHVRTGAELLVPLAGTERFTQVLDAIRLAPEPTPIPERHQFVRRDAGGEVVARELPGVAELTRRSAAELALYSELGVPWTRVELLVSGEPVAAYEPRPDLPATDSPRPYLHAVRTLGGVEVTQVRPEDHVHHLGVGVAISDLGGVNFWGGRTYVKDQGPTWLDDHGTQRHVAFARLDDGGFTEHLEWLGPGGRPVVREERTVTARPFGEFWALDFAFTLTNLTGAPLEVNSSATKGRAGAGYGGFFWRAPGTSTGRITLPGDEAAVHGSTSPWVAMSGTTAGGRDWTLVFAQADGDPWFVRVEEYPGVGQALAWDRPLTFESTLTRRVVTAVLDGRLNQAGAAAVAGTLL; this is translated from the coding sequence ATGGCACCGGTGAAGGTGGTCCTGGCAGGTGCCACGGGCCACGGCAGGCACCACCTGGACATCCTGCGCGAGCTGGCCGGCCGCGGCGTGGTCGAGCTGGCCGGGATCTGCGACCTGCGTCCCGTCGAGGTGGACTTCTGCGCGCCGCCGCAGTCGTCCGACCTGGGCGAGCTGGTCGCCAAGACCGGCGCGGAGGTCACGATCGTCTGCACGCCGATCAACACCCACGCCGACCTCGCGATCGCCGCGCTGCGGGCCGGCTCGCACGTACTGCTGGAGAAGCCGCCCGCGCCCAGCCCGGCGGAGCACCGCAGGATCGCCGAGGTCGTGGCGGAGACGGGGCTGGCCTGCCAGGTCGGCTTCCAGTCGCTCGGCTCGGCGGCCGTCCCGGCGCTGCGCGGGCTGATCGCGAGCGGCCGGCTCGGCCTTGTGCGCGGCATCGGCGGCTGGGGCGCCTGGCACCGCCCGTCGGCCTACTTCACCCGCGCCCCCTGGGCGGGCCGGCGCCGGCTCAACGGCGTGGACGTGATGGACGGCGCGCTGACCAACCCGTTCGCGCACGCCCTCGCCACCGCGCTGGCCCTGCACGACAGCCCGATCGCGGAGATCGAGACCGAGCTGTTCCGTGCCCATCCGATCGAGTCGGACGACACCTCCTGCGTGCGCGTGCGGCTGGCGGACGGGTTCGTGATCACGATGGCGGCGACGTTGTGCGCGCCCTACGTGGAGCCGCCGCCCGGCAGCGGCGGGCGCGGCCGGGCGCACCTGGTCGTCACCGGCGACGCGGGCCGGGCCACGCTGACGTACACGCACGACCGGCTCAAGGTGGAGCTGCCCGACGGCTCCGTCACGACGACCGTGCACGACAGGGCCGGGCTGCTGGAGAACCTCATCGACCACGTCCGCACGGGCGCCGAGCTGCTGGTGCCGCTCGCCGGCACGGAGCGGTTCACGCAGGTGCTGGACGCGATCCGGCTGGCTCCCGAGCCGACGCCCATCCCCGAGCGCCACCAGTTCGTGCGGCGGGACGCCGGCGGCGAGGTCGTGGCCAGGGAGCTGCCCGGCGTGGCCGAGCTGACCCGGCGCAGCGCGGCCGAGCTGGCGCTCTACTCCGAGCTCGGCGTGCCGTGGACGCGGGTGGAGCTGCTGGTGTCGGGCGAGCCGGTGGCCGCCTACGAGCCGCGCCCCGACCTGCCCGCCACCGACTCGCCCCGGCCCTACCTGCACGCGGTGCGCACCCTCGGCGGCGTGGAGGTCACCCAGGTCCGGCCCGAGGATCACGTGCACCACCTCGGTGTCGGGGTGGCCATCTCCGACCTGGGCGGGGTGAACTTCTGGGGCGGGCGCACGTACGTCAAGGACCAGGGGCCGACCTGGCTGGACGACCACGGCACGCAGCGGCACGTGGCGTTCGCCCGCCTGGACGACGGCGGCTTCACCGAGCACCTGGAGTGGCTCGGGCCCGGCGGCCGCCCGGTGGTGCGCGAGGAGCGGACGGTGACCGCGCGGCCGTTCGGCGAGTTCTGGGCCCTGGACTTCGCGTTCACCCTGACGAACCTGACCGGGGCGCCGCTGGAGGTCAACAGCTCGGCCACCAAGGGCCGCGCGGGCGCGGGCTACGGCGGCTTCTTCTGGCGCGCGCCCGGCACCTCCACCGGGCGGATCACCCTGCCGGGGGACGAGGCCGCGGTGCACGGCAGCACGAGCCCGTGGGTGGCGATGTCGGGCACCACTGCCGGGGGACGGGACTGGACGCTCGTCTTCGCCCAGGCGGACGGCGATCCCTGGTTCGTCCGGGTCGAGGAGTATCCGGGCGTGGGGCAGGCGCTGGCGTGGGATCGGCCGCTCACGTTCGAGAGCACGCTGACGCGGCGGGTGGTCACGGCGGTGCTGGACGGCCGCCTGAATCAGGCCGGTGCGGCGGCCGTCGCCGGCACCCTGCTCTGA
- a CDS encoding 5-dehydro-4-deoxyglucarate dehydratase, with protein MNLSGVLFFPVTPFDADGSLAEQVLAEHVRQGMEHGPGGVFVACGTGEFSALSEAEHARATRIAAQVVDGRVPVFAGAGGPLGAALNQARAAREAGADGLLLMPPYLAQGPAHGFTAYVRAVAEVLPVIVYQRGSVVLEPDAVVELAGLPGVIGLKDGLGDIDRMQRTVLAVREQYPDFLFFNGLPTAELTMPAYRGIGVELYSSAVFAFAPEIALAYLNGDERLLTEFYAPLVRLRGKVPGYPVALVKAGVRLRGLDVGAVRPPLVEVSDEHLAELEALIKTGLELATP; from the coding sequence ATGAACCTCAGCGGTGTGCTGTTCTTTCCCGTGACCCCGTTCGACGCCGACGGCTCGCTGGCCGAGCAGGTGCTGGCCGAGCACGTCCGGCAAGGCATGGAGCACGGGCCCGGCGGCGTCTTCGTGGCGTGCGGCACCGGCGAGTTCTCGGCCCTGTCCGAGGCCGAGCACGCGCGGGCCACGCGGATCGCGGCGCAGGTCGTGGACGGCCGGGTGCCGGTGTTCGCGGGCGCGGGCGGGCCGCTCGGCGCGGCGCTGAACCAGGCGCGGGCCGCGCGCGAGGCGGGCGCCGACGGGCTGCTGCTCATGCCGCCGTACCTGGCCCAGGGGCCGGCGCACGGGTTCACGGCGTACGTGCGGGCGGTCGCCGAGGTGCTGCCCGTGATCGTCTACCAGCGCGGCTCGGTCGTGCTGGAGCCGGACGCCGTGGTCGAGCTGGCCGGCCTGCCCGGCGTGATCGGCCTCAAGGACGGGCTGGGCGACATCGACCGCATGCAGCGCACCGTGCTGGCGGTGCGCGAGCAGTACCCGGACTTCCTGTTCTTCAACGGGCTGCCGACGGCCGAGCTGACCATGCCGGCCTACCGGGGCATCGGCGTGGAGCTGTACTCCAGCGCGGTGTTCGCGTTCGCGCCCGAGATCGCGCTGGCCTACCTGAACGGCGACGAGCGGCTGCTCACCGAGTTCTACGCTCCGCTCGTGCGCCTGCGCGGCAAGGTGCCCGGCTACCCCGTCGCCCTGGTCAAGGCCGGCGTGCGGCTGCGCGGCCTGGACGTCGGCGCCGTGCGCCCGCCGCTGGTCGAGGTGAGCGACGAGCACCTCGCCGAGCTGGAGGCGCTGATCAAGACCGGGCTGGAACTGGCCACGCCATGA
- a CDS encoding NAD-dependent epimerase/dehydratase family protein, which yields MSRVLVTGSAGRLGRSVVSTLAAAGHEVIGVDRAPGTPPEAAVTLPADLTDTGETFEVLARFRPESVIHLAAIATPFSVPESVIFKVNTQLAYNVCSASVALGVPGVVVASSPTVMGYGAPGGWVPHYLPIDEEHPVRPWNAYNLSKVTAEETMKAYARAGGTKLAAVRPCFVIPPEEWAGAPTQSGHTVRERLDRPELGGVSLFNYIDSRDAAEMIAVLAEALPDLPNGEVFFAGAADALARKPLADLLPQVVPGTEALAAGLTGSTPAFSTAKAERLLGWQPKRSWRTELKEEAE from the coding sequence GTGAGCAGAGTCCTCGTCACCGGAAGCGCAGGACGCCTCGGCCGCAGCGTGGTCAGCACGCTCGCGGCGGCCGGGCACGAGGTCATCGGCGTCGACCGCGCCCCCGGCACCCCACCGGAGGCGGCCGTCACGCTGCCGGCCGACCTCACCGACACCGGTGAGACGTTCGAGGTCCTGGCCAGGTTCAGGCCCGAGTCGGTGATCCACCTTGCCGCGATCGCCACCCCGTTCAGCGTGCCGGAGTCGGTGATCTTCAAGGTCAACACCCAGCTCGCGTACAACGTGTGCTCGGCGTCGGTGGCCCTGGGCGTGCCGGGCGTGGTGGTGGCCAGCAGCCCCACCGTCATGGGGTACGGCGCCCCCGGCGGCTGGGTGCCGCACTACCTGCCGATCGACGAGGAGCACCCGGTGCGCCCGTGGAACGCCTACAACCTGTCCAAGGTGACGGCCGAGGAGACGATGAAGGCGTACGCCAGGGCGGGCGGCACCAAGCTGGCCGCCGTCCGGCCGTGTTTCGTGATCCCGCCGGAGGAGTGGGCGGGCGCGCCCACGCAGTCCGGCCACACGGTGCGCGAGCGGCTCGACCGGCCGGAGCTGGGCGGGGTGTCGCTGTTCAACTACATCGACTCCCGCGACGCGGCCGAGATGATCGCCGTGCTCGCCGAGGCGCTGCCCGACCTGCCCAACGGCGAGGTCTTCTTCGCCGGCGCGGCCGACGCGCTGGCCAGGAAGCCGCTGGCCGACCTGCTCCCCCAGGTCGTGCCGGGCACCGAGGCGCTCGCGGCCGGGCTGACCGGCTCCACCCCCGCCTTCTCGACCGCCAAGGCAGAACGCCTGCTCGGCTGGCAGCCCAAGCGCAGCTGGCGTACCGAACTCAAGGAAGAAGCCGAATGA
- a CDS encoding LacI family DNA-binding transcriptional regulator, translating into MTVTIRDVARASGVHVSTVSRTFSAPHMVNAATRTRVLTVAEELGYRPNRAARALTTGRTHNLGLIVADIANPFFPPLIKAAHSAARQRDYHLFVADTDEEPAAEEELIQAFSKQVDGVVLCSPRSSNKALERLAERVPFVVINRRLRGAATVLMDVGHGARLAVEHLAGLGHRKVALVSGPAGSWTSAEIRTAAEQVPGVELVVLGPNAPTERGGFAAAGRVRESGVTGVLAYNDLVAIGLIEGLHELGLSVPEDLSVVGIDDIVPGRLNRPKLTTVAMPTAAAGRLAVDLLIQEVSATTSLETRLVIRDSTAAPR; encoded by the coding sequence GTGACAGTGACGATTCGTGATGTGGCCAGGGCCTCGGGCGTGCATGTCTCGACGGTGTCCCGGACGTTCTCCGCGCCGCACATGGTGAACGCCGCCACCCGCACCAGGGTGCTCACCGTGGCCGAGGAGCTCGGTTACCGGCCCAACCGGGCGGCCAGGGCGCTCACGACGGGGCGTACCCACAATCTGGGCCTGATCGTGGCCGACATCGCCAACCCGTTCTTCCCGCCCCTGATCAAGGCGGCGCACTCGGCGGCCCGCCAGCGCGACTACCACCTGTTCGTGGCCGACACCGACGAGGAGCCGGCCGCCGAGGAGGAGCTGATCCAGGCCTTCTCCAAGCAGGTGGACGGGGTGGTGCTGTGCAGCCCGCGCTCTTCCAACAAGGCGCTGGAACGGCTGGCGGAGCGGGTGCCGTTCGTGGTGATCAACCGGCGGCTGCGCGGCGCGGCGACCGTCCTGATGGACGTCGGGCACGGGGCCAGGCTGGCCGTCGAGCACCTGGCCGGGCTGGGGCACAGGAAGGTGGCGCTGGTGTCGGGCCCCGCCGGGTCGTGGACCAGCGCCGAGATCCGTACGGCCGCCGAGCAGGTGCCGGGCGTCGAGCTGGTCGTCCTCGGGCCGAACGCGCCGACCGAGCGGGGCGGGTTCGCCGCCGCCGGCCGGGTGCGCGAGTCCGGGGTGACCGGCGTGCTGGCCTACAACGACCTGGTGGCCATCGGGCTCATCGAGGGGCTGCACGAGCTGGGGCTGAGCGTGCCCGAGGACCTGAGCGTGGTCGGGATAGACGACATCGTGCCCGGCCGGCTCAACCGCCCGAAGCTCACCACGGTGGCCATGCCGACGGCCGCGGCCGGGCGGCTCGCGGTCGATCTGCTCATCCAGGAGGTGAGTGCCACCACCTCGCTGGAGACCCGCCTGGTCATCAGGGACTCCACCGCAGCTCCGCGGTAG
- a CDS encoding extracellular solute-binding protein encodes MSSGKKMWSAALLATAVLAVTAACGSGSGGGETADGKIKLRFSYWGSDARQKMTEEAIKKFEAKNPTIDVEGEFSDWASYYETLSTKVAGSDAPDVISLEIRGLREYADRGTLADVTGKVNTGDIDAKVLATGAIDGKQYAIPTGVNAFSLIVNKALVEQSKAELPDDKTWTWEDYVTLANKVTAGSGGKVIGTQLSWNPAYLQIYATQKGEQFYNGNKLGVTPETIKEWWAIMQSLIKGKGAPDAAKSAEIGATSIDQSLLGTNTGSMGMWWSNQLGAATKASGQPLDLLRMPKIKGATVGGMFTQPAMFYSASSKTEHSAEAAKFIDFMINDPEAGAIILSDRGLPASSKVLAAVRDKLPEADQKTLTFLEENKSELSDPPAAPPKGSSATEDIITRYSEEVMFGRMTPDEAAQKLITEVNASIAG; translated from the coding sequence GTGAGCTCTGGCAAGAAGATGTGGTCGGCGGCCCTGCTCGCCACCGCTGTGCTGGCGGTCACCGCGGCCTGCGGCAGTGGCAGCGGCGGCGGAGAGACCGCCGACGGCAAGATCAAGCTGCGCTTCTCCTACTGGGGCAGTGACGCGCGGCAGAAGATGACCGAAGAGGCGATCAAGAAGTTCGAGGCCAAGAACCCGACCATCGACGTCGAGGGCGAGTTCTCCGACTGGGCCAGCTACTACGAGACGCTGTCCACCAAGGTCGCGGGCAGCGACGCCCCTGACGTCATCAGCCTGGAGATCCGCGGCCTGCGCGAGTACGCCGACCGTGGCACGCTGGCCGACGTGACCGGCAAGGTCAACACCGGCGACATCGACGCCAAGGTGCTGGCCACCGGCGCCATCGACGGCAAGCAGTACGCCATCCCCACCGGCGTCAACGCCTTCTCCCTGATCGTCAACAAGGCGCTGGTCGAGCAGTCCAAGGCCGAGCTCCCCGACGACAAGACCTGGACCTGGGAGGACTACGTCACCCTGGCCAACAAGGTCACCGCCGGCAGCGGCGGCAAGGTCATCGGCACGCAGCTCAGCTGGAACCCCGCCTACCTGCAGATCTACGCCACGCAGAAGGGCGAGCAGTTCTACAACGGCAACAAGCTCGGCGTGACGCCTGAGACCATCAAGGAATGGTGGGCGATCATGCAGAGCCTGATCAAGGGCAAGGGTGCCCCCGACGCCGCCAAGAGCGCCGAGATCGGCGCGACCAGCATCGACCAGTCGCTGCTGGGCACCAACACCGGGTCCATGGGCATGTGGTGGAGCAACCAGCTCGGCGCGGCCACCAAGGCGTCGGGCCAGCCGCTCGACCTGCTGCGGATGCCGAAGATCAAGGGCGCCACGGTGGGCGGCATGTTCACGCAGCCGGCCATGTTCTACAGCGCCTCCTCCAAGACCGAGCACTCCGCCGAGGCCGCGAAGTTCATCGACTTCATGATCAACGACCCCGAGGCGGGCGCGATCATCCTCAGCGACCGTGGCCTGCCGGCCAGCTCCAAGGTGCTGGCCGCGGTCCGCGACAAGCTCCCCGAGGCCGACCAGAAGACGCTGACGTTCCTGGAGGAGAACAAGAGCGAGCTGTCCGACCCGCCGGCCGCCCCGCCGAAGGGCTCCAGCGCCACGGAGGACATCATCACCCGCTACTCCGAGGAGGTCATGTTCGGCCGCATGACCCCCGACGAGGCCGCGCAGAAGCTGATCACCGAGGTCAACGCCTCCATCGCGGGCTGA
- a CDS encoding TetR family transcriptional regulator: MTSTPLTRSEAKDLTRRKLIRAALAILDEEGEAGLSTVKVAKAAGIAQSSFYVHFKDMGELLRELAEEGGQRLRASMREARRRAREHPGDLDLHRETFRIPLESICRHPELLRIQLRARHDPSSSLRDFAAETAAAYREHHAADLAALGYTADNERDRRRLEMIADGINAATNALAMGHLEGRYPDLDEAADILTALSRGALRLLRATSHQPISEPPGPS, encoded by the coding sequence ATGACGAGCACGCCGCTCACGAGGAGCGAGGCGAAGGATCTGACCAGGCGCAAGCTCATCCGAGCCGCGCTGGCGATCCTCGACGAGGAGGGCGAGGCCGGGCTGAGCACGGTCAAGGTGGCCAAGGCCGCCGGCATCGCGCAGTCCAGCTTCTACGTGCACTTCAAGGACATGGGGGAGCTGCTGCGGGAGCTCGCCGAGGAGGGCGGCCAGCGGCTGCGCGCCTCCATGCGCGAGGCGCGGCGCCGGGCCCGCGAGCACCCCGGCGACCTCGACCTGCACCGCGAGACGTTCCGCATCCCCCTGGAGTCCATCTGCCGGCACCCCGAGCTGCTGCGCATCCAGCTCAGGGCCCGGCACGACCCCTCCTCCTCGCTGCGCGACTTCGCCGCGGAGACGGCGGCGGCCTACCGCGAGCACCACGCCGCCGACCTGGCCGCGCTGGGCTACACGGCCGACAACGAGCGCGACAGGCGGCGGCTGGAGATGATCGCCGACGGCATCAACGCGGCCACGAACGCGCTGGCCATGGGGCATCTGGAGGGGCGTTACCCCGATCTGGACGAGGCCGCCGACATCCTGACGGCCCTGTCACGGGGGGCGCTGCGGCTGCTGCGAGCGACCTCGCACCAGCCGATCAGCGAGCCCCCCGGACCGTCCTGA
- a CDS encoding mandelate racemase/muconate lactonizing enzyme family protein, translating to MTIADLRTELRSAPLPRPWGEDVPYNHVIVTHVTLKDGRTGTGFSWTPQIGAHAVRALLDHDLREALIGLPAQPEVVWDRLWRHLREAGPGGITTVALAGIDLALWDLRCGERALPDVLGRRRDEVPVYGSGVNLHYPLEELVAQAERWVAAGYRGVKIKVGRPDLAEDVARVAAVREVIGPDRLLMIDANQRWDLHRARRALAALREFDLHWIEEPLPADDVAAHVELRRAIDVPVAVGENVYTTYGFRDLLAAGACDVVQPNVVRVGGITPFLRIVELARAYDVPVYPHLLSEVSGQLALALPLPVMAEDVEDASFGQLGLLAEPYPVEVSGGVLRAGGHAGLGLRWS from the coding sequence ATGACGATCGCCGACCTGCGTACGGAGCTGCGTTCGGCCCCGCTGCCGCGCCCGTGGGGCGAGGACGTGCCGTACAACCATGTCATCGTCACCCACGTCACGCTGAAGGACGGACGCACCGGCACCGGGTTCTCCTGGACACCGCAGATCGGCGCGCACGCCGTCCGGGCGCTGCTCGACCACGACCTGCGCGAGGCGCTGATCGGGCTGCCCGCGCAGCCGGAGGTCGTGTGGGACCGGCTGTGGCGGCACCTGCGCGAGGCCGGCCCCGGCGGGATCACCACGGTCGCGCTGGCCGGGATCGACCTGGCGCTGTGGGACCTGCGCTGCGGCGAGCGGGCGCTGCCCGACGTGCTGGGCAGGCGGCGCGACGAGGTGCCCGTCTACGGCAGCGGCGTCAACCTGCACTACCCCCTGGAGGAGCTGGTCGCCCAGGCCGAGCGCTGGGTGGCGGCCGGCTACCGGGGCGTCAAGATCAAGGTGGGCCGTCCCGACCTGGCGGAGGACGTGGCGCGGGTGGCCGCGGTGCGCGAGGTGATCGGCCCCGACCGGCTGCTGATGATCGACGCGAACCAGCGCTGGGACCTGCACAGGGCCCGCCGGGCGCTGGCCGCACTGCGCGAGTTCGACCTGCACTGGATCGAGGAGCCGCTGCCCGCCGACGACGTGGCCGCGCACGTGGAGCTGCGCCGCGCCATCGACGTGCCGGTCGCGGTCGGCGAGAACGTCTACACCACCTACGGCTTCCGCGACCTGCTGGCGGCCGGGGCGTGCGACGTGGTGCAGCCGAACGTGGTGCGGGTGGGCGGCATCACGCCGTTCCTGCGGATCGTGGAGCTGGCCAGGGCCTACGACGTGCCCGTCTACCCGCACCTGCTGAGCGAGGTGTCGGGGCAGCTCGCGCTGGCCCTGCCGCTGCCGGTCATGGCCGAGGACGTGGAGGACGCCTCCTTCGGCCAGCTGGGGCTGCTGGCGGAGCCGTACCCGGTGGAGGTGTCAGGTGGCGTGCTGCGCGCGGGCGGGCACGCGGGGCTCGGGCTGAGGTGGTCGTGA
- a CDS encoding carbohydrate ABC transporter permease, with amino-acid sequence MATPSRPVPVLFRPFRGGRVAKHILLIGFGLVMLYPLLWMISSSLKPEELIFREPGLWPSEVTLENYTEGWYALKHPFGYYLWNSAVVTAISVVANLVACSLAAYAFARLNFPLKKFWFAIMLGTIMLPHHVTIVPQYIMFSELDLINTIWPLVMPKILATDAFFIFLMVQFIRTLPRELDEAAEIDGAGYWRIYIRVVMPLCMPALATTAIFTFIWTWNDFLSQLLYLNNPDNFTVPVALRTFLDASSDSSWGPMFAMSIIALGPIFGFFLAGQKYLIRGVATTGLK; translated from the coding sequence ATGGCGACACCAAGTAGGCCGGTCCCGGTCCTGTTCCGCCCGTTCAGGGGCGGGCGGGTGGCCAAGCACATCCTGCTGATCGGCTTCGGCCTGGTCATGCTCTATCCGCTGCTGTGGATGATCTCCAGCTCGCTCAAGCCGGAGGAGCTCATCTTCCGCGAGCCGGGCCTGTGGCCGAGCGAGGTCACACTGGAGAACTACACCGAAGGCTGGTACGCGCTCAAGCACCCCTTCGGTTACTACCTGTGGAACTCCGCGGTCGTCACCGCCATCTCGGTGGTGGCGAACCTGGTGGCGTGCTCGCTGGCGGCCTACGCCTTCGCCCGGCTGAACTTCCCGCTGAAGAAGTTCTGGTTCGCGATCATGCTCGGCACCATCATGCTGCCGCACCACGTGACGATCGTGCCGCAGTACATCATGTTCTCCGAGCTCGACCTGATCAACACGATCTGGCCGCTGGTGATGCCGAAGATCCTGGCCACCGACGCGTTCTTCATCTTCCTCATGGTGCAGTTCATCCGGACCCTGCCCCGCGAGCTGGACGAGGCGGCGGAGATCGACGGCGCCGGCTACTGGCGGATCTACATCAGGGTCGTCATGCCGCTGTGCATGCCGGCGCTGGCCACCACCGCGATCTTCACGTTCATCTGGACCTGGAACGACTTCCTCAGCCAGCTCCTGTACCTCAACAATCCCGACAACTTCACCGTACCGGTAGCGTTGCGCACGTTCCTGGACGCCAGCAGCGACTCGTCGTGGGGCCCGATGTTCGCCATGTCGATCATCGCGCTCGGCCCCATCTTCGGGTTCTTCCTGGCCGGCCAGAAATACCTGATCCGTGGTGTCGCCACCACGGGCCTGAAGTAG